The proteins below are encoded in one region of Periplaneta americana isolate PAMFEO1 chromosome 11, P.americana_PAMFEO1_priV1, whole genome shotgun sequence:
- the LOC138709388 gene encoding pro-resilin-like produces MKWQAVSRTIFFVEIYVIVVGCSITCAAEHTRVRREPPVYSPPKSSYGPPKSSYGPPKPSYGPPKPSYGPPKPSYGPPKPSYGPPKPSYGPPKPSYGPPPKASYGPPPKASYGPPPKASYGPPKASYGPPPKSSYGPPKPSYGPPKASYGPPKSSYGPPPKASYGPPPKASYGPPPKASYGPPPKASYGPPPKASYGPPPKASYGPPPKANYGPPPKASYGPPPKASYGPPPKASYGPPSSGYSSPSDSYGAPTDGYGPPSDSYGAPPSGSHGAPPSSSYGAPPSSSYGAPPSSSYGAPPSSSYGAPPSSSYGAPPSSSYGAPPSSSYGAPPSSSYGAPPSSSYGAPPSSSYGAPPSSSYGAPPSSSYGAPPSSSYGAPPSSSYGAPPSSSYGAPPSSSYGAPPSSSYGAPPSSSYGAPPSSSYGAPPSSSYGAPPSSSYGAPPSSSYGAPPSSSYDAPSDSYGAPATSHKNLESYDSPVSSISFTLSSSSSHGSDSSSLHAPSSSYGAPSSSYDASSSSFGISKASSNSYSVPSSSYGAPTSSYGAPSSSYDAPSSSYGAPKVPSSSYSVPSGSFGSQKAPSSSYGAPKDLFSYDALSSSYGIPKGSSNSYNAPSTSYGVPKAPSSSYGAPKTPSSSYGAPSSSYGAPKSPSSSYGVPKAPSSSYGAPKSPSNSYGAPSSSYDVSPNSYDPPTTSFGAPLSLFDSPSSSYGAPSSSYGTPLSDSYGAPSNSYSTAVKFDDSHSDATQQQSTETKQKKHTLHTQLEYEEGGKPQFPVSQINTYSFKTQPPKKTDNLTPNYFDSFSETFGNKIKPRDPFKSSDTDYTDRQDYLGTSKVKFPESQTNFSPSVSQWDASIEKRTSSLTQSTAEVKQR; encoded by the coding sequence ATTTTCTTCGTTGAAATCTACGTGATAGTCGTCGGCTGTAGTATCACATGTGCAGCAGAACATACTCGTGTACGCCGAGAGCCTCCTGTCTACAGTCCGCCGAAATCCAGTTACGGCCCGCCAAAATCAAGTTACGGGCCACCAAAACCAAGCTATGGACCGCCTAAACCAAGTTACGGCCCTCCAAAACCTAGTTATGGGCCACCAAAACCAAGCTATGGACCTCCAAAACCAAGTTACGGGCCTCCTAAACCGAGCTATGGACCACCTCCAAAAGCAAGTTACGGTCCACCTCCAAAGGCCAGTTACGGCCCGCCACCAAAAGCTAGCTATGGACCTCCCAAGGCTAGCTACGGACCACCTCCGAAATCTAGTTACGGCCCTCCAAAACCCTCCTACGGACCTCCAAAAGCAAGTTATGGTCCTCCAAAATCAAGTTACGGACCTCCTCCGAAGGCAAGCTACGGACCTCCTCCGAAAGCAAGCTATGGTCCTCCTCCGAAAGCAAGCTATGGTCCTCCTCCGAAAGCAAGCTATGGACCTCCTCCGAAAGCAAGCTACGGTCCTCCTCCGAAAGCAAGCTATGGACCTCCTCCGAAAGCAAACTATGGACCTCCTCCGAAAGCAAGCTATGGACCTCCTCCGAAAGCAAGTTACGGTCCTCCTCCGAAAGCAAGTTACGGGCCTCCAAGTTCCGGCTACAGTTCACCATCGGATTCATATGGAGCACCCACCGATGGGTATGGTCCACCTTCAGATTCGTATGGTGCCCCTCCATCTGGCAGTCATGGAGCTCCACCATCCAGCAGCTACGGTGCACCTCCTTCCAGCAGTTATGGAGCCCCACCTTCCAGCAGTTACGGCGCACCACCCTCAAGTAGTTATGGAGCCCCACCTTCCAGCAGTTATGGGGCACCACCGTCTAGCAGTTATGGGGCACCACCGTCTAGCAGTTATGGAGCTCCTCCGTCCAGCAGCTACGGCGCCCCTCCTTCTAGCAGCTATGGCGCCCCTCCTTCCAGCAGCTACGGCGCCCCTCCTTCCAGCAGCTATGGCGCCCCTCCTTCCAGCAGCTACGGCGCCCCTCCTTCCAGCAGCTATGGCGCCCCTCCTTCCAGCAGCTACGGAGCTCCTCCATCTAGCAGCTACGGAGCTCCTCCATCTAGCAGCTATGGAGCACCTCCATCTAGCAGCTACGGAGCACCTCCTTCCAGCAGCTATGGAGCTCCTCCATCTAGCAGCTATGGAGCACCTCCATCTAGCAGCTATGGAGCTCCTCCATCTAGCAGCTATGGAGCTCCCCCATCCAGCAGCTACGGAGCTCCTCCATCCAGCAGCTATGATGCACCATCAGATTCATACGGAGCTCCCGCTACCTCTCACAAGAATCTTGAAAGCTATGATTCACCCGTCTCCTCTATTTCCTTCACTCTCTCATCTTCATCTTCCCATGGATCTGATTCCAGTTCATTACATGCACCATCCAGTTCGTATGGTGCTCCTTCAAGTTCGTATGACGCGAGTTCTAGTTCTTTCGGTATTTCTAAGGCTTCTTCAAATTCATATAGTGTACCATCTAGTTCATATGGGGCACCAACCAGTTCGTACGGTGCTCCATCAAGTTCTTACGATGCACCTTCCAGTTCTTACGGAGCCCCAAAGGTTCCCTCCAGCTCATATAGCGTACCATCTGGCTCATTTGGCTCCCAAAAGGCTCCTTCCAGCTCTTACGGGGCTCCAAAAGATCTATTCAGTTATGATGCACTTTCCAGCTCATACGGCATTCCGAAAGGTTCATCCAATTCTTATAATGCACCTTCCACTTCCTATGGAGTTCCAAAAGCTCCATCCAGCTCTTATGGAGCACCAAAGACCCCTTCCAGCTCGTATGGTGCCCCATCCAGTTCATATGGAGCTCCCAAGTCTCCATCTAGTTCTTACGGTGTCCCAAAGGCTCCATCTAGTTCTTATGGTGCTCCAAAGTCCCCTTCGAATTCCTATGGCGCACCTTCCAGTTCTTATGATGTTTCACCAAACTCTTACGATCCACCCACAACTTCTTTTGGAGCACCGTTAAGTCTGTTTGACTCCCCATCTAGTTCTTATGGAGCACCTTCAAGCTCTTATGGAACTCCTCTCTCAGACTCGTATGGAGCTCCCTCAAACAGTTACAGTACTGCCGTTAAATTCGATGACTCTCATTCAGATGCAACACAACAACAAAGTACAGAGACAAAACAGAAGAAACACACGCTACACACACAGTTAGAATACGAAGAGGGAGGTAAACCACAATTCCCAGTATCACAAATAAACACCTACTCATTTAAGACACAACCACCCAAGAAAACAGATAATCTGACACCAAATTACTTCGATTCGTTTTCAGAAAcatttggaaataaaataaaacccagAGATCCATTTAAATCATCTGACACAGACTATACTGATCGACAAGACTATCTTGGAACAAGCAAAGTCAAGTTCCCAGAATCGCAGACAAATTTCTCTCCTTCAGTGAGTCAATGGGATGCTTCGATAGAAAAGAGAACAAGTTCCTTAACACAAAGTACTGCTGAAGTGAAACAAAGGTAG